The following coding sequences lie in one Deltaproteobacteria bacterium genomic window:
- the chlG gene encoding chlorophyll synthase ChlG, which produces MAKPGERLPARLTRRAVPSPSAVIELLKPVTWFAPMWALGCGVVSAGVPVLEHLPSILGAALLAGPLVCGTSQACNDWFDRHVDAINEPNRPIPSGRVPGRWGLGIAIAWTALSLAVGWALGPWVFVASIVGLLLAWAYSAPPLRLKLNGWWGNAAVGLCYEGLPWFTGAAALTVQMPDAHIGWLALLYSVGAFGIMVLNDFKAVEGDQALGVRSLPVQLGVRPAAVFACVVMAIPQVVVVAMLAASGRPVESLVVAGLLAAQLLLMPMLIRNPRKRAPLYNATGTTCFVLGMLVSGFAVRALDTLG; this is translated from the coding sequence ATGGCGAAACCCGGCGAACGGTTGCCCGCGCGGCTCACCCGGCGCGCTGTTCCCAGCCCGTCCGCGGTCATCGAGCTGCTCAAGCCGGTGACATGGTTCGCGCCCATGTGGGCGCTGGGCTGCGGCGTCGTGTCGGCGGGCGTACCGGTGCTCGAGCACCTGCCGTCGATCCTCGGCGCCGCGTTGCTGGCGGGGCCGCTGGTGTGCGGCACCAGCCAGGCGTGCAACGACTGGTTCGATCGCCACGTGGACGCCATCAACGAGCCCAACCGACCGATCCCCTCGGGCCGGGTGCCGGGCCGTTGGGGGCTCGGCATCGCGATCGCCTGGACCGCGCTGTCGCTGGCGGTGGGCTGGGCGCTGGGGCCGTGGGTCTTCGTGGCTTCGATCGTGGGGCTGCTGCTCGCGTGGGCCTACAGCGCGCCACCGCTGCGACTCAAGCTCAACGGTTGGTGGGGGAACGCCGCCGTCGGGCTCTGCTACGAGGGACTGCCGTGGTTCACCGGCGCGGCCGCACTCACGGTGCAGATGCCCGACGCCCACATCGGTTGGCTCGCGCTGCTGTACAGCGTGGGCGCGTTCGGGATCATGGTGCTGAACGACTTCAAGGCGGTCGAGGGCGACCAGGCCTTGGGTGTGCGCAGCCTACCGGTGCAGCTCGGTGTGCGGCCGGCGGCGGTCTTCGCCTGCGTCGTCATGGCAATCCCCCAAGTCGTCGTGGTCGCGATGCTCGCGGCCAGCGGACGTCCGGTCGAATCGCTGGTGGTGGCGGGATTGTTGGCCGCGCAGCTGCTGCTGATGCCGATGTTGATCCGGAATCCACGCAAGCGTGCACCGCTCTACAACGCCACCGGCACGACGTGCTTCGTGCTGGGCATGCTCGTCAGCGGCTTCGCCGTGCGGGCGCTCGACACCTTGGGCTGA
- the bchF gene encoding 2-vinyl bacteriochlorophyllide hydratase, protein MSPSDVSPPGGPRTGRATPLYTPDQRRRRDATPWTLVQGVLAPIQFLAFAVSVALVLRTLASGRGADAAAISVLVKTALLLAIMVTGAIWEKVVFGRYLFAPAFYWEDVFSMLVIALHVAYVLALVSGVVDTRAQLFVALAAYAAYLVNATQFVLKLRAARLQERVALVSVSRSAA, encoded by the coding sequence ATGTCGCCCTCGGACGTGTCTCCGCCTGGCGGGCCCCGAACGGGCCGGGCGACCCCGCTGTACACGCCGGATCAACGTCGGCGACGCGACGCGACCCCCTGGACACTCGTGCAGGGTGTGCTGGCGCCCATCCAGTTCTTGGCCTTCGCCGTCAGCGTGGCGCTCGTGCTGCGCACGCTCGCGAGCGGGCGTGGTGCCGACGCGGCCGCGATCTCGGTGCTGGTGAAGACGGCGCTGCTGCTCGCCATCATGGTCACCGGCGCCATCTGGGAGAAGGTGGTGTTCGGGCGCTACCTCTTCGCGCCCGCGTTCTACTGGGAAGACGTCTTCAGCATGCTGGTGATCGCGTTGCACGTCGCGTACGTGCTCGCGCTCGTCAGTGGCGTGGTCGACACGCGTGCGCAGCTCTTCGTCGCGCTCGCAGCCTACGCCGCGTATCTCGTGAACGCGACCCAGTTCGTGCTCAAGCTCCGCGCTGCTCGCCTGCAAGAGCGAGTTGCGCTGGTGTCGGTCTCGCGGAGCGCTGCGTGA